One segment of Strix uralensis isolate ZFMK-TIS-50842 chromosome 11, bStrUra1, whole genome shotgun sequence DNA contains the following:
- the CHD2 gene encoding chromodomain-helicase-DNA-binding protein 2 isoform X3, with the protein MSHPPLTSAADPSALLGAQASSESENESPKRRGQKQMKKTNKWKREVSGEEEDEDGGEQGTSGESEPEPKKVKARRPAQRRTVAKTSVKKPHKPQRGKKRKKQVSSEDDDDDEDDETPKRQTRRRAAKNVSYKEDDDFETDSDDLIEMTGEGADEQQDNSETIEKVLDIRLGKKGATGASTTVYATEANGNPSADFDPEKDEGEVQYLIKWKGWSYIHSTWESEESLQQQKVKGLKKLENFKKKEEEIKQWLGKVSPEDVEYFNCQQELASELNKQYQIVERVIAVKTSKSATGHSDFPANSRKTSSNDPEYLCKWMGLPYAECSWEDEALISKKFQHCIDSFNNRNNSKTIPTRDCKVLKQRPRFVALKKQPSYIGGENLELRDYQLEGLNWLAHSWCKNNSVILADEMGLGKTIQTISFLSYLFHQHQLYGPFLVVVPLSTLTSWQREFEVWAPEINVVVYIGDLMSRNMIREYEWIHSQSKRLKFNALITTYEILLKDKAVLGSINWAFLGVDEAHRLKNDDSLLYKTLIDFKSNHRLLITGTPLQNSLKELWSLLHFIMPEKFEFWEDFEEDHGKGRENGYQSLHKVLEPFLLRRVKKDVEKSLPAKVEQILRVEMSALQKQYYKWILTRNYKALSKGTRGSTSGFLNIVMELKKCCNHCYLIKPPEENERENGLETLQSLIRSSGKLILLDKLLTRLRERGNRVLIFSQMVRMLDILAEYLTIKHYPFQRLDGSIKGEIRKQALDHFNADGSEDFCFLLSTRAGGLGINLASADTVVIFDSDWNPQNDLQAQARAHRIGQKKQVNIYRLVTKGTVEEEIIERAKKKMVLDHLVIQRMDTTGRTVLDNNSGRSNSNPFNKEELTAILKFGAEDLFKELEGEESEPQEMDIDEILRLAETRENEVSTSATDELLSQFKVANFATMEEEETELDERSQKDWDDIIPEEQRKKVEEEERQKELEEIYMLPRIRSSTKKAQTNDSESDAETKRRLQRSSGSESETDDTDDEKRPKRRGRPRSVRKDTVEGFTDAEIRRFIKAYKKFGLPLERLECIARDAELVDKSVADLKRLGELIHNSCVSAMQEYEEQLKENPGEGKGPGKRRGPTIKISGVQVNVKSIIQHEEEFEMLHKSIPTDPEERKKYRLTCRVKAAHFDVDWGVEEDSRLLVGIYEHGYGNWELIKTDPELKLSDKILPVETDKKPQGKQLQTRVDYLLKLLKKDLDKKENMKDGEEGKLKKRKPRVKKENKAPKVKDEHGNELSSPRHSDNQSEEGEVKEDGLEKSPVKKKKKKENKENKEKQTTTKKEKESDKEKKKTKDKKEKPKGGEAKSGSKGKRSQGPVHITAGSEPIPIGEDEDDDLDQETFSICKERMRPVKKALKQLDKPDKGLTVQEQLEHTRNCLLKIGDRISECLKAYTDQDHIKLWRRNLWIFVSKFTEFDARKLHKLYKMAHKKRSQEEEEQKKKEDMSSMKKPFRPEPSGSSRDSVMSQSHVPHNPHSQKIHLPSSHAQQQMHGHPRDNYGHPNKRHFSNTDRGEWQRERKFNYGGNSNQMWGGERHHQYEQHWYKDHHYGDRRSRGEPHRSSGNYRPNNLSRKRPYEQYNSDRDHRGHRDYYDRHHHDSKRRRSDEFRPQNYHQQDFRRMSDHRPPMGYHGQGPSDHYRSFHTDKLGDYKQPLPPPHPAVSDPRSPPSQKSPHDSKSPLDHRSPLDRSLEQKNNPDYNWNIRKA; encoded by the exons TTACAAAGAAGATGATGATTTTGAGACGGATTCTGATGACCTGATAGAGATGACTGGGGAAGGAGCTGATGAACAACAAGACAACAGTGAAACTATTGAGAAGGTCTTGGACATCAGGCTTGGAAAAAAAGGAG CCACTGGTGCTTCCACCACAGTGTACGCAACTGAAGCCAATGGCAACCCAAGCGCTGACTTTGATCCTGAAAAGGATGAGGGAGAGGTTCAATACCTGATCAAATGGAAAGGCTGGTCATACATCCATAGCACATGGGAGAGTGAAGAGTCCCTACAGCAGCAGAAAGTGAAGGGCCTGAAAAAGCTagaaaacttcaagaaaaaagaggaggagatcAAGCAATG GCTGGGCAAGGTATCACCTGAAGATGTAGAATATTTCAACTGCCAACAAGAGCTAGCTTCAGAGCTGAACAAACAGTATCAAATAGTGGAGAGAGTAATTG CTGTGAAGACCAGCAAGTCTGCGACAGGACATTCAGATTTCCCAG CAAACAGTCGCAAAACATCCTCGAATGACCCCGAATACCTGTGTAAGTGGATGGGGCTGCCCTATGCTGAGTGCAGCTGGGAAGATGAGGCTCTGATAAGCAAGAAATTTCAGCACTGCATTGACAGCTTCAACAATCGTAACAACTCCAAAACGATTCCTACCCGGGACTGCAAG GTATTGAAGCAGAGACCGAGGTTTGTTGCCTTGAAAAAACAGCCTTCTTACATTGGCGGTGAGAATCTGGAGCTGCGAGATTACCAGCTGGAGGGCCTCAACTGGCTTGCTCATTCATGGTGCAA GAACAACAGCGTGATCCTGGCTGATGAAATGGGACTGGGCAAGACGATTCAGACAATATCGTTCTTATCATACCTCTTCCATCAGCACCAGCTGTACGGCCCTTTCCTGGTGGTGGTGCCCTTGTCCACTCTGACCTCATGGCAGAGAGAGTTTGAAGTGTGGGCACCTGAAATAAACGTGGTGGTTTACATCGGAGACCTCATGAGCAGAAACATG ATACGTGAATATGAATGGATCCACTCTCAGTCTAAAAGGTTGAAATTCAATGCACTTATCACAACATATGAGATCCTCCTCAAGGATAAG gcTGTTTTGGGAAGTATTAACTGGGCCTTTCTAGGCGTGGATGAAGCCCATCGGTTGAAAAATGATGACTCTTTGCTGTACAAAACGTTGATTGATTTCAAGTCCAACCACAGGCTCCTGATCACCGGGACCCCACTTCAAAATTCACTCAAAGAGCTCTGGTCCCTGCTGCATTTCATCATGCCAGAGAA GTTTGAGTTCTGGGAGGATTTTGAAGAGGATCACGGCAAAGGTAGAGAGAATGGCTACCAAAGCCTTCACAAAGTCCTGGAGCCGTTTCTCCTGCGCAGAGTGAAGAAGGATGTGGAGAAGTCTTTGCCAGCCAAAGTGGAGCAGATCCTCCGTGTGGAAATGTCTGCTTTGCAGAAACAGTATTACAA GTGGATTCTGACAAGAAACTACAAAGCTCTTTCAAAGGGGACGAGGGGGAGCACATCTGGTTTCCTGAACATTGTGATGGAGTTGAAAAAGTGCTGCAACCATTGCTACCTTATCAAACCccctgaagaaaatgagagagagaatgGTCTTGAGACCCTGCAG TCTCTGATCAGGAGCAGTGGAAAGCTGATTCTCTTGGACAAGCTGCTGACCAGGCTGCGGGAGAGAGGCAACAGAGTGCTCATCTTCTCCCAGATGGTGAGGATGCTGGACATCTTGGCAGAGTACCTGACTATCAAACACTACCCTTTTCAG CGCTTGGACGGCTCAATCAAAGGGGAGATCCGAAAGCAGGCGCTGGACCACTTCAACGCTGACGGCTCTGAG GACTTCTGTTTCTTGTTGTCAACACGAGCCGGAGGGCTGGGAATTAATTTGGCCTCTGCTGATACTGTTGTTATCTTTGACTCGGACTGGAACCCCCAAAATGATCTTCAGGCTCAGGCTCGGGCTCACCGCATTGGACAAAAGAAGCAG gTGAATATTTACCGCCTGGTCACAAAGGGTACGGTAGAGGAGGAGATCATTGAGAGGGCCAAGAAGAAAATGGTGCTGGATCATCTGGTGATCCAGCGTATGGACACCACTGGCCGGACGGTTTTGGACAACAACTCTGGGCGATCCAA CTCAAATCCTTTCAACAAAGAGGAGCTGACAGCTATTCTGAAGTTTGGAGCTGAAGATCTCTTCAAGGAGCTTGAAGGGGAAGAGTCAGAGCCTCAG GAGATGGACATTGATGAGATTTTGCGTCTGGCTGAAACACGAGAGAATGAAGTGTCCACCAGTGCCACCGATGAGCTCCTCTCCCAGTTCAAG GTGGCCAACTTTGCAAccatggaggaggaagagacagagctGGATGAGCGGTCCCAGAAGGACTGGGATGATATTATTCcagaggagcagaggaaaaaggtggaggaggaggaaaggcagaaagaatTGGAGGAAATCTACATGCTGCCTCGAATCCGGAGCTCGACTAAAAAG GCTCAGACAAATGACAGTGAATCAGATGCAGAAACTAAGAGAAGGCTTCAGAGATCATCTGGATCAGAAAGCGAGACTGATGATACCGATGACGAGAAGAGACCAAAGCGCAGGGGGCGTCCTCGGAGTGTTAGAAAAGATACTGTGGAAGGATTTACTGATGCTGAAATCAGGAG gTTTATCAAGGCTTACAAGAAGTTTGGACTGCCTCTTGAACG gctGGAGTGTATTGCCCGGGATGCTGAGCTGGTGGATAAGTCTGTGGCTGATCTGAAACGGTTAGGGGAACTCATCCACAACAGCTGTGTGTCAGCAATGCAAGaatacgaggagcagctgaaaGAAAACCCAGGTGAAG GGAAAGGACCTGGAAAAAGAAGAGGTCCTACTATCAAGATTTCTGGTGTCCAAGTCAATGTGAAATCCATCATCCAGCATGAAGAGGAGTTTGAAATGCTGCATAAATCCATTCCCACGGacccagaggaaaggaagaa GTACCGCCTGACATGCCGTGTCAAAGCTGCCCATTTTGATGTAGACTGGGGAGTGGAGGAGGATTCTCGCTTGTTAGTGGGAATTTACGAGCACGGTTATGGAAACTGGGAGCTAATTAAAACAGATCCAGAATTGAAGTTGTCTGATAAG ATCCTGCCTGTAGAGACAGATAAGAAACCTCAGGGAAAACAGCTCCAGACCCGAGTTGATTATCTACTGAAACTGCTGAAGAAGGATCtggacaagaaagaaaacatgaaagatggGGAAGAG GGCAAGCTAAAGAAGAGGAAACCACGagtaaagaaagagaacaagGCTCCCAAAGTCAAAGATGAGCATGGGAATGAACTCTCCTCTCCTCGTCACTCAGACAACCAGTCAGAAGAAGGTGAAGTCAAG GAGGATGGCTTGGAAAAGAGcccagtgaaaaagaaaaagaagaaagagaacaaagagaACAAGGAAAAGCAGACAACCactaagaaagaaaaggaaagcgacaaggagaaaaagaagacaaaagacaagaaagagaAG CCTAAAGGTGGTGAAGCCAAATCTGGAAGTAAAGGGAAGAGATCACAAGGTCCCGTCCACATTACCGCAGGGAGTGAACCAATCCCCATTGGAGAAGATGAGGATGATGATCTGGACCAAGAAACATTCAGCATA TGCAAGGAAAGGATGAGACCAGTCAAAAAAGCACTGAAGCAGCTCGATAAGCCTGATAAGGGACTGACAGTTCAGGAACAGCTGGAGCACACACGCAACTGCCTCCTAAAAATTGGGGACCGCATCTCTGAGTGCCTTAAAGCCTACACTGACCAGGATCATATCAAGCTATGGAGAAG GAACCTATGGATATTTGTGTCAAAATTCACAGAATTTGATGCTAGAAAACTGCACAAACTCTACAAGATGGCTCATAAGAAAAGATCGCAGGAAGAGGAG GagcagaagaagaaggaggacaTGTCCAGCATGAAGAAGCCATTCCGCCCAGAGCCTTCAGGCTCCAGCCGCGATTCTGTGATGTCCCAGTCTCACGTGCCTCACAATCCTCATTCCCAGAAGATCCACCTGCCCTCTTCCCATGCCCAGCAGCAGATGCACGGGCACCCACGTGACAACTATGGCCATCCAAACAAGAGGCATTTCAGCAACACAG ACCGAGGGGAATGGCAGAGGGAACGAAAGTTCAACTACGGTGGCAACAGCAACCAGATGTGGGGTGGGGAGCGGCATCACCAGTATGAGCAGCACTGGTACAAGGACCACCACTACGGGGATCGTCGATCTCGTGGAGAGCCCCACCGGAGCTCTGGGAACTACAGACCAAATAACCTCTCCCGCAAGAGGCCATATGAACAGTACAACAGTGACCGAGACCACAGAGGCCACCGAGATTATTACGACAG gcACCACCACGATTCCAAGCGTCGACGATCCGATGAGTTCAGGCCTCAGAACTACCACCAGCAGGATTTCCGACGGATGTCTGATCACAGGCCACCCATGGGCTACCATGGCCAAGGACCTTCGGACCACTACAGGTCCTTCCACACAGACAAGTTGGGAGATTACAAACAGCCTCTTCCTCCACCTCACCCTGCAGTGTCGGACCCTCGCTCACCTCCCTCTCAGAAATCCCCTCACGATTCCAAATCACCTCTTGATCACAGGTCACCTCTGGATAGGTCATTAGAACAGAAAAACAATCCAGATTATAACTGGAATATTCGGAAAGCATAA
- the CHD2 gene encoding chromodomain-helicase-DNA-binding protein 2 isoform X4 — protein MKKTNKWKREVSGEEEDEDGGEQGTSGESEPEPKKVKARRPAQRRTVAKTSVKKPHKPQRGKKRKKQVSSEDDDDDEDDETPKRQTRRRAAKNVSYKEDDDFETDSDDLIEMTGEGADEQQDNSETIEKVLDIRLGKKGATGASTTVYATEANGNPSADFDPEKDEGEVQYLIKWKGWSYIHSTWESEESLQQQKVKGLKKLENFKKKEEEIKQWLGKVSPEDVEYFNCQQELASELNKQYQIVERVIAVKTSKSATGHSDFPANSRKTSSNDPEYLCKWMGLPYAECSWEDEALISKKFQHCIDSFNNRNNSKTIPTRDCKVLKQRPRFVALKKQPSYIGGENLELRDYQLEGLNWLAHSWCKNNSVILADEMGLGKTIQTISFLSYLFHQHQLYGPFLVVVPLSTLTSWQREFEVWAPEINVVVYIGDLMSRNMIREYEWIHSQSKRLKFNALITTYEILLKDKAVLGSINWAFLGVDEAHRLKNDDSLLYKTLIDFKSNHRLLITGTPLQNSLKELWSLLHFIMPEKFEFWEDFEEDHGKGRENGYQSLHKVLEPFLLRRVKKDVEKSLPAKVEQILRVEMSALQKQYYKWILTRNYKALSKGTRGSTSGFLNIVMELKKCCNHCYLIKPPEENERENGLETLQSLIRSSGKLILLDKLLTRLRERGNRVLIFSQMVRMLDILAEYLTIKHYPFQRLDGSIKGEIRKQALDHFNADGSEDFCFLLSTRAGGLGINLASADTVVIFDSDWNPQNDLQAQARAHRIGQKKQVNIYRLVTKGTVEEEIIERAKKKMVLDHLVIQRMDTTGRTVLDNNSGRSNSNPFNKEELTAILKFGAEDLFKELEGEESEPQEMDIDEILRLAETRENEVSTSATDELLSQFKVANFATMEEEETELDERSQKDWDDIIPEEQRKKVEEEERQKELEEIYMLPRIRSSTKKAQTNDSESDAETKRRLQRSSGSESETDDTDDEKRPKRRGRPRSVRKDTVEGFTDAEIRRFIKAYKKFGLPLERLECIARDAELVDKSVADLKRLGELIHNSCVSAMQEYEEQLKENPGEGKGPGKRRGPTIKISGVQVNVKSIIQHEEEFEMLHKSIPTDPEERKKYRLTCRVKAAHFDVDWGVEEDSRLLVGIYEHGYGNWELIKTDPELKLSDKILPVETDKKPQGKQLQTRVDYLLKLLKKDLDKKENMKDGEEGKLKKRKPRVKKENKAPKVKDEHGNELSSPRHSDNQSEEGEVKEDGLEKSPVKKKKKKENKENKEKQTTTKKEKESDKEKKKTKDKKEKPKGGEAKSGSKGKRSQGPVHITAGSEPIPIGEDEDDDLDQETFSICKERMRPVKKALKQLDKPDKGLTVQEQLEHTRNCLLKIGDRISECLKAYTDQDHIKLWRRNLWIFVSKFTEFDARKLHKLYKMAHKKRSQEEEEQKKKEDMSSMKKPFRPEPSGSSRDSVMSQSHVPHNPHSQKIHLPSSHAQQQMHGHPRDNYGHPNKRHFSNTDRGEWQRERKFNYGGNSNQMWGGERHHQYEQHWYKDHHYGDRRSRGEPHRSSGNYRPNNLSRKRPYEQYNSDRDHRGHRDYYDRHHHDSKRRRSDEFRPQNYHQQDFRRMSDHRPPMGYHGQGPSDHYRSFHTDKLGDYKQPLPPPHPAVSDPRSPPSQKSPHDSKSPLDHRSPLDRSLEQKNNPDYNWNIRKA, from the exons TTACAAAGAAGATGATGATTTTGAGACGGATTCTGATGACCTGATAGAGATGACTGGGGAAGGAGCTGATGAACAACAAGACAACAGTGAAACTATTGAGAAGGTCTTGGACATCAGGCTTGGAAAAAAAGGAG CCACTGGTGCTTCCACCACAGTGTACGCAACTGAAGCCAATGGCAACCCAAGCGCTGACTTTGATCCTGAAAAGGATGAGGGAGAGGTTCAATACCTGATCAAATGGAAAGGCTGGTCATACATCCATAGCACATGGGAGAGTGAAGAGTCCCTACAGCAGCAGAAAGTGAAGGGCCTGAAAAAGCTagaaaacttcaagaaaaaagaggaggagatcAAGCAATG GCTGGGCAAGGTATCACCTGAAGATGTAGAATATTTCAACTGCCAACAAGAGCTAGCTTCAGAGCTGAACAAACAGTATCAAATAGTGGAGAGAGTAATTG CTGTGAAGACCAGCAAGTCTGCGACAGGACATTCAGATTTCCCAG CAAACAGTCGCAAAACATCCTCGAATGACCCCGAATACCTGTGTAAGTGGATGGGGCTGCCCTATGCTGAGTGCAGCTGGGAAGATGAGGCTCTGATAAGCAAGAAATTTCAGCACTGCATTGACAGCTTCAACAATCGTAACAACTCCAAAACGATTCCTACCCGGGACTGCAAG GTATTGAAGCAGAGACCGAGGTTTGTTGCCTTGAAAAAACAGCCTTCTTACATTGGCGGTGAGAATCTGGAGCTGCGAGATTACCAGCTGGAGGGCCTCAACTGGCTTGCTCATTCATGGTGCAA GAACAACAGCGTGATCCTGGCTGATGAAATGGGACTGGGCAAGACGATTCAGACAATATCGTTCTTATCATACCTCTTCCATCAGCACCAGCTGTACGGCCCTTTCCTGGTGGTGGTGCCCTTGTCCACTCTGACCTCATGGCAGAGAGAGTTTGAAGTGTGGGCACCTGAAATAAACGTGGTGGTTTACATCGGAGACCTCATGAGCAGAAACATG ATACGTGAATATGAATGGATCCACTCTCAGTCTAAAAGGTTGAAATTCAATGCACTTATCACAACATATGAGATCCTCCTCAAGGATAAG gcTGTTTTGGGAAGTATTAACTGGGCCTTTCTAGGCGTGGATGAAGCCCATCGGTTGAAAAATGATGACTCTTTGCTGTACAAAACGTTGATTGATTTCAAGTCCAACCACAGGCTCCTGATCACCGGGACCCCACTTCAAAATTCACTCAAAGAGCTCTGGTCCCTGCTGCATTTCATCATGCCAGAGAA GTTTGAGTTCTGGGAGGATTTTGAAGAGGATCACGGCAAAGGTAGAGAGAATGGCTACCAAAGCCTTCACAAAGTCCTGGAGCCGTTTCTCCTGCGCAGAGTGAAGAAGGATGTGGAGAAGTCTTTGCCAGCCAAAGTGGAGCAGATCCTCCGTGTGGAAATGTCTGCTTTGCAGAAACAGTATTACAA GTGGATTCTGACAAGAAACTACAAAGCTCTTTCAAAGGGGACGAGGGGGAGCACATCTGGTTTCCTGAACATTGTGATGGAGTTGAAAAAGTGCTGCAACCATTGCTACCTTATCAAACCccctgaagaaaatgagagagagaatgGTCTTGAGACCCTGCAG TCTCTGATCAGGAGCAGTGGAAAGCTGATTCTCTTGGACAAGCTGCTGACCAGGCTGCGGGAGAGAGGCAACAGAGTGCTCATCTTCTCCCAGATGGTGAGGATGCTGGACATCTTGGCAGAGTACCTGACTATCAAACACTACCCTTTTCAG CGCTTGGACGGCTCAATCAAAGGGGAGATCCGAAAGCAGGCGCTGGACCACTTCAACGCTGACGGCTCTGAG GACTTCTGTTTCTTGTTGTCAACACGAGCCGGAGGGCTGGGAATTAATTTGGCCTCTGCTGATACTGTTGTTATCTTTGACTCGGACTGGAACCCCCAAAATGATCTTCAGGCTCAGGCTCGGGCTCACCGCATTGGACAAAAGAAGCAG gTGAATATTTACCGCCTGGTCACAAAGGGTACGGTAGAGGAGGAGATCATTGAGAGGGCCAAGAAGAAAATGGTGCTGGATCATCTGGTGATCCAGCGTATGGACACCACTGGCCGGACGGTTTTGGACAACAACTCTGGGCGATCCAA CTCAAATCCTTTCAACAAAGAGGAGCTGACAGCTATTCTGAAGTTTGGAGCTGAAGATCTCTTCAAGGAGCTTGAAGGGGAAGAGTCAGAGCCTCAG GAGATGGACATTGATGAGATTTTGCGTCTGGCTGAAACACGAGAGAATGAAGTGTCCACCAGTGCCACCGATGAGCTCCTCTCCCAGTTCAAG GTGGCCAACTTTGCAAccatggaggaggaagagacagagctGGATGAGCGGTCCCAGAAGGACTGGGATGATATTATTCcagaggagcagaggaaaaaggtggaggaggaggaaaggcagaaagaatTGGAGGAAATCTACATGCTGCCTCGAATCCGGAGCTCGACTAAAAAG GCTCAGACAAATGACAGTGAATCAGATGCAGAAACTAAGAGAAGGCTTCAGAGATCATCTGGATCAGAAAGCGAGACTGATGATACCGATGACGAGAAGAGACCAAAGCGCAGGGGGCGTCCTCGGAGTGTTAGAAAAGATACTGTGGAAGGATTTACTGATGCTGAAATCAGGAG gTTTATCAAGGCTTACAAGAAGTTTGGACTGCCTCTTGAACG gctGGAGTGTATTGCCCGGGATGCTGAGCTGGTGGATAAGTCTGTGGCTGATCTGAAACGGTTAGGGGAACTCATCCACAACAGCTGTGTGTCAGCAATGCAAGaatacgaggagcagctgaaaGAAAACCCAGGTGAAG GGAAAGGACCTGGAAAAAGAAGAGGTCCTACTATCAAGATTTCTGGTGTCCAAGTCAATGTGAAATCCATCATCCAGCATGAAGAGGAGTTTGAAATGCTGCATAAATCCATTCCCACGGacccagaggaaaggaagaa GTACCGCCTGACATGCCGTGTCAAAGCTGCCCATTTTGATGTAGACTGGGGAGTGGAGGAGGATTCTCGCTTGTTAGTGGGAATTTACGAGCACGGTTATGGAAACTGGGAGCTAATTAAAACAGATCCAGAATTGAAGTTGTCTGATAAG ATCCTGCCTGTAGAGACAGATAAGAAACCTCAGGGAAAACAGCTCCAGACCCGAGTTGATTATCTACTGAAACTGCTGAAGAAGGATCtggacaagaaagaaaacatgaaagatggGGAAGAG GGCAAGCTAAAGAAGAGGAAACCACGagtaaagaaagagaacaagGCTCCCAAAGTCAAAGATGAGCATGGGAATGAACTCTCCTCTCCTCGTCACTCAGACAACCAGTCAGAAGAAGGTGAAGTCAAG GAGGATGGCTTGGAAAAGAGcccagtgaaaaagaaaaagaagaaagagaacaaagagaACAAGGAAAAGCAGACAACCactaagaaagaaaaggaaagcgacaaggagaaaaagaagacaaaagacaagaaagagaAG CCTAAAGGTGGTGAAGCCAAATCTGGAAGTAAAGGGAAGAGATCACAAGGTCCCGTCCACATTACCGCAGGGAGTGAACCAATCCCCATTGGAGAAGATGAGGATGATGATCTGGACCAAGAAACATTCAGCATA TGCAAGGAAAGGATGAGACCAGTCAAAAAAGCACTGAAGCAGCTCGATAAGCCTGATAAGGGACTGACAGTTCAGGAACAGCTGGAGCACACACGCAACTGCCTCCTAAAAATTGGGGACCGCATCTCTGAGTGCCTTAAAGCCTACACTGACCAGGATCATATCAAGCTATGGAGAAG GAACCTATGGATATTTGTGTCAAAATTCACAGAATTTGATGCTAGAAAACTGCACAAACTCTACAAGATGGCTCATAAGAAAAGATCGCAGGAAGAGGAG GagcagaagaagaaggaggacaTGTCCAGCATGAAGAAGCCATTCCGCCCAGAGCCTTCAGGCTCCAGCCGCGATTCTGTGATGTCCCAGTCTCACGTGCCTCACAATCCTCATTCCCAGAAGATCCACCTGCCCTCTTCCCATGCCCAGCAGCAGATGCACGGGCACCCACGTGACAACTATGGCCATCCAAACAAGAGGCATTTCAGCAACACAG ACCGAGGGGAATGGCAGAGGGAACGAAAGTTCAACTACGGTGGCAACAGCAACCAGATGTGGGGTGGGGAGCGGCATCACCAGTATGAGCAGCACTGGTACAAGGACCACCACTACGGGGATCGTCGATCTCGTGGAGAGCCCCACCGGAGCTCTGGGAACTACAGACCAAATAACCTCTCCCGCAAGAGGCCATATGAACAGTACAACAGTGACCGAGACCACAGAGGCCACCGAGATTATTACGACAG gcACCACCACGATTCCAAGCGTCGACGATCCGATGAGTTCAGGCCTCAGAACTACCACCAGCAGGATTTCCGACGGATGTCTGATCACAGGCCACCCATGGGCTACCATGGCCAAGGACCTTCGGACCACTACAGGTCCTTCCACACAGACAAGTTGGGAGATTACAAACAGCCTCTTCCTCCACCTCACCCTGCAGTGTCGGACCCTCGCTCACCTCCCTCTCAGAAATCCCCTCACGATTCCAAATCACCTCTTGATCACAGGTCACCTCTGGATAGGTCATTAGAACAGAAAAACAATCCAGATTATAACTGGAATATTCGGAAAGCATAA